In the Desulfobacterales bacterium genome, one interval contains:
- the pstC gene encoding phosphate ABC transporter permease subunit PstC → MSPFTLMLTILLLSIFGYFIGKKRAFAVAEGVSKTKTLHSRPTYYGMLTALWCGLPALAVLCGWMAFESGIITHLVIADLPPEIRELPENRRNLVINDILNLVDGNILSKQVDDTLRSAADHYRNLKATSNAALIVCAVCVGMLGIGMIRNRIKPAMRARNHVEKVIKLLLIACSCIAILTTIGIIMSVLYEAIRFFHVVPLSDFLFGLRWSPQMAIRVDQVGSSGAFGAVPVLVGTLLISGIAMIVAVPIGLMAAIYLSEYAGKKLRTIAKPLMEILAGIPTVVYGFFAALTVAPFIREVGTSMGLEVASESALAAGAVMGIMIIPFVSSISDDVINAVPQSLRDGAYGLGATQSETIKQVVLPAALPGIVGGILLAVSRAIGETMIVVMAAGLAANMTVNPLKTVTTVTVQIVTLLVGDQEFDSPKTLAAFALGLLLFAVTLVLNIVALHVVRKYREQYE, encoded by the coding sequence ATGTCACCTTTTACTTTGATGCTCACGATTCTTCTGCTATCGATTTTTGGCTACTTCATCGGCAAAAAACGCGCCTTCGCCGTTGCCGAGGGTGTGTCAAAAACAAAAACGCTTCATTCCCGGCCTACTTATTACGGCATGCTGACGGCCCTTTGGTGTGGACTTCCCGCCCTTGCGGTTCTGTGCGGCTGGATGGCGTTTGAATCCGGCATCATCACGCATCTGGTCATTGCCGATTTGCCTCCGGAGATACGAGAATTGCCTGAAAACAGGCGCAATCTCGTCATTAACGATATTCTCAATCTGGTTGACGGCAATATTCTTTCCAAACAGGTGGATGACACCCTGCGAAGCGCCGCGGACCATTATCGAAATCTCAAAGCAACCAGCAATGCCGCGCTGATCGTATGCGCGGTGTGCGTCGGGATGCTGGGCATCGGAATGATCCGCAATCGAATAAAGCCCGCGATGAGAGCAAGAAACCATGTGGAAAAAGTTATCAAGCTACTGCTGATCGCCTGTTCCTGCATCGCCATCTTAACGACCATCGGCATTATCATGTCCGTCCTCTATGAAGCGATTCGATTTTTTCATGTGGTGCCGCTTTCAGACTTTCTTTTCGGACTTCGCTGGAGTCCGCAGATGGCGATTCGGGTCGATCAGGTGGGGTCATCCGGCGCCTTCGGTGCGGTTCCGGTTCTGGTCGGCACGCTGCTTATCTCGGGTATCGCCATGATCGTGGCGGTGCCCATCGGGTTGATGGCCGCCATCTATCTTTCAGAATACGCGGGTAAAAAGCTTCGAACCATTGCGAAACCCCTTATGGAAATTCTGGCCGGCATTCCGACCGTCGTGTACGGCTTTTTTGCCGCACTGACGGTGGCGCCGTTTATTCGAGAAGTAGGCACGTCCATGGGGCTGGAGGTGGCTTCGGAAAGTGCGTTGGCGGCAGGCGCCGTCATGGGCATCATGATCATTCCGTTTGTTTCATCCATTTCCGATGATGTGATCAACGCGGTGCCGCAATCGTTAAGGGACGGGGCTTACGGGCTGGGCGCCACCCAATCCGAGACGATTAAACAGGTGGTGTTGCCGGCGGCGCTGCCAGGGATTGTCGGCGGGATTTTACTGGCTGTTTCCAGAGCCATCGGGGAAACCATGATTGTGGTGATGGCGGCGGGACTTGCGGCCAATATGACGGTAAACCCGTTGAAAACGGTCACCACCGTGACGGTCCAGATTGTCACGCTGTTGGTGGGGGACCAGGAATTTGACAGCCCCAAAACACTGGCGGCCTTTGCGCTTGGGCTGCTGCTGTTTGCTGTCACCTTGGTGCTCAATATTGTGGCCCTGCATGTGGTTAGAAAGTACCGGGAACAATACGAGTGA
- the pstA gene encoding phosphate ABC transporter permease PstA — protein MTQENKKPVSTIDIVNRRLPKRYRAERRFRLYGMIAITASLGFLSLLFISIIGKGYTAFQQTFIQLNVFMDPSMLDQTALANADYNRLVKRSLEQLFPEVETRQDKRKLYRLVSSGAAFQIRSSILKDTGLIGTTRTLWVPADDNVDMVVKGHFRSANGKDHGGPLSEKELEWISRLQSEGRLEKRFNRTFFTGGDSREPELAGIWGAVVGSFLTLIVTLILSFPIGAAAAVYLEEFAPKNQWTDLIEVNINNLAAVPSIVFGLLGLAVFLNFFGLPRSAPIVGGLVLTLMTLPTIIIVGRAALQAVPPSIREAALGVGASGMQTVMHHVLPLALPGMLTGTIIGMARALGETAPLLMIGMVAFIVDIPGSITDPATVLPVQIFLWADSPERAFIEKTSAATMVLLAFLIVMNSAAVILRRRFERRW, from the coding sequence ATGACTCAGGAAAATAAAAAGCCGGTCAGCACTATCGACATTGTCAACCGGAGGCTCCCCAAGCGGTATCGTGCCGAGCGCCGGTTTCGTCTCTACGGGATGATCGCCATTACCGCCAGTTTGGGCTTTTTGTCCTTACTGTTTATCAGTATTATCGGAAAAGGGTATACGGCTTTTCAACAGACGTTCATTCAATTGAATGTTTTCATGGACCCCTCGATGCTGGACCAGACGGCGCTGGCAAATGCGGATTACAACCGGCTGGTGAAACGATCTTTGGAACAGCTTTTCCCCGAAGTTGAAACACGGCAGGATAAACGCAAGCTGTATCGGTTGGTGAGCTCAGGGGCGGCATTTCAGATTCGCTCGAGCATTTTGAAAGATACGGGCCTTATCGGAACCACCCGGACCCTGTGGGTGCCGGCGGATGACAATGTGGACATGGTGGTAAAGGGGCATTTTCGATCCGCGAATGGCAAAGACCATGGCGGACCCTTGAGCGAAAAGGAATTGGAATGGATATCGCGGCTTCAATCCGAAGGGCGCCTTGAAAAACGATTTAACCGGACCTTTTTTACCGGAGGTGATTCCAGAGAACCCGAGCTGGCCGGTATCTGGGGGGCGGTGGTGGGGTCCTTCCTGACGCTGATCGTCACCCTCATCCTTTCCTTTCCCATCGGTGCGGCCGCAGCCGTATACCTGGAAGAATTTGCGCCCAAAAACCAGTGGACGGATCTGATCGAGGTCAATATCAACAATCTGGCCGCCGTGCCCTCCATCGTGTTCGGATTGCTGGGACTGGCCGTTTTTTTGAATTTTTTCGGTCTTCCCCGCTCGGCGCCCATTGTGGGGGGGCTGGTGTTGACGCTCATGACCTTACCCACGATCATTATTGTCGGTCGAGCGGCGCTTCAGGCGGTGCCGCCGTCTATTCGAGAGGCCGCCCTGGGTGTCGGGGCTTCGGGGATGCAGACGGTCATGCACCATGTGTTGCCTTTGGCGCTTCCCGGCATGTTGACCGGAACGATTATCGGGATGGCGCGGGCGCTGGGGGAAACTGCTCCTTTGTTGATGATCGGCATGGTTGCGTTTATTGTGGATATTCCCGGCAGCATCACGGACCCCGCCACTGTGTTGCCCGTTCAAATTTTTTTATGGGCGGATAGCCCTGAGCGGGCTTTTATTGAAAAAACGTCTGCAGCGACCATGGTGTTGCTGGCCTTCTTGATTGTTATGAATTCAGCGGCCGTCATTTTAAGGCGCCGCTTTGAGCGTCGCTGGTAG
- a CDS encoding PstS family phosphate ABC transporter substrate-binding protein, producing the protein MLKRKIGTFTAALFIAGSLGLAHAESARDYISIVGSSTVYPFATVVAEQFGKTTSFKTPKIESTGTGGGFKLFCAGIGVEHPDITNASRAIKKSECESCEKNGVKEIVEVKIGYDGIVVANSKKAPVMKLTRKEIFLALAKDVPDAKTEGKLVANPHKTWKSVNPSLPDVEIEVLGPPPTSGTRDAFVELAMEEGGQAFGWIKALKKSDEKKFKSICHTIREDGAYVEAGENDNLIVQKLDANPDAFGIFGYSFLEQNQDKIQGSVIEGVQPNFDAIASGKYAVSRPLFFYVKKAHVDVIPGIREYLKEFTSEKAWGPEGYLSEKGLIPMPDAERKQYSDNAKHLVPVSMK; encoded by the coding sequence ATGTTGAAAAGGAAAATCGGTACGTTTACGGCGGCTCTCTTTATTGCCGGATCACTGGGTCTGGCGCATGCGGAATCGGCGCGGGACTATATCAGCATTGTCGGCTCATCAACGGTATACCCGTTTGCGACCGTCGTGGCCGAACAGTTCGGAAAAACAACCTCATTTAAAACGCCCAAAATCGAATCCACCGGAACGGGCGGCGGCTTTAAACTTTTTTGCGCCGGTATCGGTGTTGAGCACCCCGATATCACCAACGCTTCCCGGGCGATCAAAAAGTCCGAGTGTGAAAGCTGCGAAAAAAACGGCGTAAAAGAAATCGTTGAGGTTAAAATCGGGTATGACGGCATCGTGGTGGCCAATTCCAAGAAAGCACCCGTGATGAAGCTGACCCGAAAAGAAATTTTTCTCGCATTGGCCAAGGATGTGCCCGACGCCAAAACAGAGGGAAAGCTTGTGGCCAACCCGCATAAAACTTGGAAAAGTGTCAACCCCTCTCTGCCGGATGTAGAAATTGAAGTTCTCGGACCGCCGCCGACCTCCGGTACTCGGGATGCGTTTGTGGAACTGGCCATGGAAGAAGGCGGGCAAGCGTTCGGGTGGATTAAGGCATTGAAAAAGTCGGACGAGAAAAAGTTCAAATCCATTTGCCATACGATTCGTGAAGACGGTGCTTATGTTGAAGCCGGTGAAAACGACAACCTGATCGTGCAAAAACTCGACGCCAATCCCGATGCGTTCGGTATCTTCGGCTACAGTTTTCTGGAACAAAACCAGGATAAAATTCAGGGCTCCGTCATCGAAGGCGTTCAACCGAATTTCGATGCGATTGCCTCCGGCAAGTACGCCGTATCCAGGCCCCTGTTTTTCTATGTCAAAAAAGCCCATGTCGATGTCATCCCGGGTATTCGGGAATATCTCAAAGAGTTTACGAGTGAAAAAGCCTGGGGACCGGAAGGGTATTTGAGTGAAAAGGGTTTGATTCCGATGCCGGACGCGGAACGGAAACAATACAGCGACAACGCGAAACACCTCGTCCCGGTCAGCATGAAATAA
- the pstB gene encoding phosphate ABC transporter ATP-binding protein PstB, with protein sequence MACRNVNVYYAEKQAIKNVSLDIGRNEVIAMIGPSGCGKSTFIRCLNRMNDTIDGCRVTGQITLDGMDIYGEKVDVVPLRAQVGMVFQKPNPFPKSIFDNVAYGPRIHGLAKNKAELNELVEISLKKAGLWNEVKDQLDHPGTGLSGGQQQRLCIARTIAVSPEVILMDEPCSALDPIATAKIEDLIDELREQFTIVIVTHSMQQASRVSQRTAYFHLGDLIEVGTTIQIFTKPRHQLTEDYITGRFG encoded by the coding sequence ATGGCGTGTCGGAATGTGAATGTTTATTACGCGGAAAAACAAGCGATTAAAAATGTGTCTTTGGATATCGGACGCAATGAAGTGATCGCCATGATCGGGCCTTCAGGCTGCGGGAAGTCCACGTTTATTCGATGCTTGAACAGAATGAACGATACCATTGACGGGTGCCGCGTCACCGGACAGATCACCCTGGACGGAATGGATATCTACGGGGAAAAAGTCGATGTGGTGCCCCTGCGTGCGCAGGTGGGAATGGTGTTCCAGAAACCGAACCCGTTTCCAAAGTCGATTTTCGATAATGTGGCCTATGGCCCGAGAATTCACGGCCTGGCGAAAAACAAGGCGGAGTTGAACGAACTGGTCGAGATTTCCCTGAAAAAAGCAGGGCTCTGGAATGAAGTCAAAGACCAACTAGATCACCCGGGAACCGGGTTGTCCGGCGGCCAGCAACAGCGGTTGTGCATTGCTAGAACCATTGCCGTGAGCCCGGAAGTCATTCTGATGGACGAACCTTGTTCCGCGCTTGACCCGATCGCCACGGCAAAGATCGAAGATTTGATTGACGAGCTAAGAGAACAATTTACCATTGTCATCGTGACGCACTCCATGCAACAAGCCTCCCGCGTTTCCCAGCGAACCGCCTATTTTCACTTGGGCGATCTGATCGAGGTGGGCACGACCATTCAAATATTCACCAAGCCACGGCATCAGCTTACCGAAGATTACATCACCGGGCGGTTCGGATGA
- a CDS encoding putative porin: MKKRLALFFALAALLLIAPFAGAADYNQELILRELEYLKQKVKFQEMEIQQLKGATGDALDKKIEEKVDTKIATGESAKVSLANELIDQLEIKGDLRVRYERMDRDNPADDYDAQNRWRTRFRVGGVWKNKTENWEIGAGLATGGIDGTSTNDTWGEESPFETGDIRLDYAYAKHKMESFSFILGQQKNPFETSWLYWDGDLRPTGFTAKYKSDVGVFATLGAYGVRFYKNDKDTAMLLGGQVGYENIIGEVELLAAVGYQHFDSEFSDEQAPNPDYDYQLGDLYVEATIPAGAVKLTPYGHIWCNFGADGEDGEGQLGGTLNPGDEDLGWLIGLDAKIMKLFKVGYAYAVVGADSLYGGLKDSDFGAGLSSTDLKGHKISASYSMTKNISTGVTAFFYEADARENQKDVDLYQCDVVYKF; encoded by the coding sequence ATGAAAAAGAGGTTGGCACTATTCTTCGCGTTGGCGGCACTTTTGTTGATAGCACCGTTTGCGGGAGCAGCGGATTATAATCAGGAGCTGATCCTTCGGGAGCTTGAATACCTGAAGCAAAAGGTGAAATTCCAGGAAATGGAAATTCAACAACTCAAAGGCGCGACCGGAGATGCACTGGATAAGAAGATAGAGGAAAAAGTCGATACCAAGATCGCAACCGGGGAAAGCGCAAAGGTTTCCCTTGCCAATGAACTGATCGACCAGCTTGAAATAAAGGGGGATTTAAGGGTCCGTTATGAAAGAATGGATCGGGACAATCCTGCCGATGATTACGATGCTCAGAATCGGTGGCGAACCCGGTTTCGCGTGGGCGGTGTTTGGAAAAACAAAACCGAAAACTGGGAGATAGGCGCGGGCTTGGCCACGGGCGGTATCGATGGCACCAGCACCAACGACACCTGGGGGGAAGAATCTCCGTTCGAGACTGGTGACATTCGGCTCGATTATGCCTATGCCAAGCATAAGATGGAGTCATTTTCTTTTATTCTCGGTCAGCAAAAAAATCCATTTGAGACCTCTTGGTTATATTGGGACGGCGATTTGAGACCGACCGGTTTTACCGCCAAATATAAAAGTGATGTTGGTGTGTTTGCCACCTTGGGCGCCTACGGGGTTCGTTTTTATAAAAACGACAAAGACACGGCCATGCTCCTCGGTGGCCAGGTCGGCTATGAAAATATAATTGGAGAAGTCGAATTGTTGGCCGCTGTGGGATACCAGCATTTCGATAGTGAATTCAGTGATGAACAAGCACCCAACCCCGATTATGATTATCAGCTCGGCGATCTTTATGTTGAGGCAACCATTCCGGCCGGTGCGGTCAAATTAACCCCCTATGGGCATATCTGGTGCAATTTCGGAGCGGATGGTGAGGATGGAGAGGGTCAACTGGGCGGTACGCTGAACCCCGGGGATGAGGATCTGGGATGGCTGATCGGGTTGGACGCAAAAATCATGAAGTTGTTCAAGGTTGGATATGCCTATGCGGTTGTCGGCGCGGATTCCCTTTATGGCGGATTGAAAGATTCCGATTTTGGCGCGGGTTTGAGCTCTACAGACTTAAAGGGGCATAAAATCAGCGCTTCTTACAGCATGACGAAAAATATCAGCACCGGCGTTACGGCCTTCTTTTATGAAGCCGATGCAAGGGAAAACCAGAAAGACGTTGATCTTTATCAATGCGATGTCGTCTATAAGTTCTAA
- a CDS encoding glycosyltransferase, with translation MRIDFHVHSKSSKRPSQWILQKINCPESFTEPTSLYNTAKARGMTHVTITDHNSIEGALEIAHLPDTFISEEITTYFPEDNCKLHVLALNITEAQHNEIQRLRQNVFELVEYLNLERILNIVAHPLYAINGKLSIAHFEKMLLLFNYFEINGSRNKRENDCLSAILGNLKPENIDQLSEKHHLEPKLNRPWQKRLFGGSDDHSGLNIARTHTQIPGVETLDDLFSTVELHAFTVHSEPATPKTMSHNLYGIAYQYYRNKFNLQHRYAEKDILMRFLDRSLRGEGEASAGILSKLYYLWHYRKQKKETAPVSESLLDLLKYETRRMIQDNPDLLAPADALPGDGQKEELRWFNFVNDAANRVMVHFGDSLLDQLSGANVFNLFHTIGSAGGLYTLLAPYFVAYTLFSKDKALSDDIYQRFGTPADHAAVRGKTANVVHFTDTFYDVNGVAQTLQQQIKMAIKFGKNLTVITCESQKHPCGLGLRNFEPIGVYELPEYPDQKIYYPPFLEMLDYCYENQFTHIHSATPGPVGLAALAISKILRLPFIGTYHTAIPQYARILTGDNAIEELMWRLILWYYDQMDVVYAPSESTRKELVDKGLSDEKIKLYPRGIDINFFHPSKRNGHLNQHLEYPNILKLLYVGRISREKNLHLLANAFKALAERHLNLSLVIVGDGPYLEDMKASLNGYPCLFTGYMEGDALAELYASCDLFVFPSTTDTFGNVVLEAQASGLPVIVTDQGGPCENLLPNITGLIVAGDDEAALEEAIHSLITDLKRLTQMGRDARDYMEKRSFEAAFMQSWEMYDEGLCHSHSIAV, from the coding sequence ATGCGAATTGATTTTCATGTTCACTCTAAGAGCTCAAAACGCCCTTCCCAGTGGATTCTTCAAAAAATAAATTGCCCCGAAAGCTTTACCGAGCCGACATCTCTATATAACACGGCCAAAGCGCGCGGAATGACGCATGTCACCATCACAGATCATAACAGCATCGAAGGCGCTCTTGAAATCGCGCATCTCCCCGACACCTTCATCAGCGAAGAAATCACCACTTATTTCCCGGAAGATAATTGTAAACTGCATGTTCTGGCGCTTAATATCACGGAAGCGCAGCACAACGAAATTCAGCGACTGCGTCAAAATGTGTTTGAACTGGTCGAATATCTGAACCTAGAGCGGATTTTAAATATCGTGGCCCATCCGCTCTATGCGATCAACGGGAAACTCTCCATCGCGCATTTTGAAAAAATGCTTCTCCTGTTTAATTATTTTGAAATCAACGGCTCTCGCAATAAACGTGAAAATGATTGCTTATCCGCCATCCTGGGCAATCTGAAACCCGAGAATATCGATCAATTATCAGAAAAACATCATCTTGAACCGAAATTGAACCGGCCCTGGCAAAAGCGCCTTTTCGGCGGTTCCGATGACCATAGCGGGTTAAATATCGCCCGCACCCACACGCAAATTCCGGGGGTGGAAACACTCGACGATCTTTTTAGCACCGTTGAGTTACACGCCTTCACCGTGCATTCGGAGCCGGCAACCCCCAAAACCATGTCGCATAACCTCTACGGCATCGCCTACCAGTATTATCGCAACAAATTCAACCTGCAGCACCGCTACGCCGAAAAAGACATCCTGATGCGATTTCTGGATCGTTCCCTGCGCGGAGAGGGCGAAGCGTCAGCCGGTATTTTGTCAAAGCTCTACTACCTGTGGCATTACCGTAAACAGAAAAAGGAAACGGCACCGGTCTCCGAATCCCTGCTCGATCTGCTGAAATATGAAACCCGGCGCATGATTCAGGATAATCCGGACCTCCTCGCGCCGGCCGATGCACTGCCGGGGGATGGCCAAAAAGAAGAACTGCGATGGTTCAACTTCGTCAATGACGCCGCCAACCGGGTCATGGTCCATTTCGGCGATTCTCTTCTCGATCAACTTTCCGGCGCCAATGTCTTTAACCTGTTTCACACCATCGGTTCCGCCGGCGGCCTCTACACGCTGCTGGCCCCCTATTTTGTTGCCTATACCCTTTTTTCCAAAGACAAGGCATTGAGCGATGACATTTATCAGCGGTTTGGAACCCCGGCGGATCATGCCGCCGTCCGCGGGAAAACCGCCAATGTCGTTCATTTCACCGATACCTTTTACGATGTCAACGGTGTTGCCCAAACGCTTCAGCAGCAGATTAAGATGGCGATCAAGTTCGGAAAAAACCTCACCGTCATCACCTGTGAATCCCAAAAACATCCCTGCGGCTTGGGCCTGCGCAATTTCGAACCGATCGGCGTTTATGAGCTGCCCGAATATCCGGATCAAAAAATCTATTATCCCCCCTTTCTCGAAATGCTCGACTATTGCTATGAAAATCAGTTCACCCATATTCACTCGGCCACCCCCGGCCCCGTGGGATTGGCCGCATTGGCCATCTCCAAAATCCTGCGTTTGCCCTTTATCGGCACCTATCATACCGCCATTCCGCAATATGCCCGCATCTTGACCGGCGACAATGCGATCGAAGAGCTGATGTGGCGGCTCATATTATGGTATTATGACCAGATGGATGTGGTTTACGCACCATCGGAAAGCACTCGTAAGGAGTTGGTCGATAAAGGCCTTTCAGATGAGAAGATAAAGCTGTATCCCCGCGGCATCGATATCAACTTCTTTCATCCGTCCAAGCGAAACGGGCATTTGAACCAACATCTCGAGTACCCGAACATTTTAAAATTGTTATATGTCGGGCGCATCTCCAGGGAAAAAAACCTTCACCTTCTGGCAAATGCCTTTAAAGCACTGGCTGAAAGGCATTTAAACCTGTCCCTCGTCATTGTTGGAGACGGTCCCTATCTGGAAGATATGAAAGCGTCCCTGAATGGATATCCGTGCCTCTTCACCGGGTACATGGAGGGCGACGCTTTGGCCGAACTCTATGCGTCTTGTGATTTATTCGTTTTTCCCAGCACAACGGACACCTTCGGCAATGTGGTGCTGGAAGCACAAGCCTCCGGACTTCCGGTCATTGTAACGGACCAGGGCGGCCCCTGTGAAAACCTGCTGCCGAATATTACGGGCCTCATCGTGGCCGGTGATGATGAAGCGGCGTTGGAAGAGGCCATTCATTCCCTCATTACCGATTTAAAACGGCTGACGCAAATGGGACGCGATGCCCGGGACTATATGGAAAAAAGATCTTTCGAAGCCGCCTTTATGCAATCGTGGGAGATGTACGATGAGGGCCTTTGCCATTCACACAGTATCGCCGTTTAA